The Neorhodopirellula lusitana genome contains a region encoding:
- a CDS encoding adenosylmethionine--8-amino-7-oxononanoate transaminase: MNPHSIWRPYCQMKTAPAPLEIVAADGFELITADGRRLIDGMASWWSVCHGYGQPHVVEAVQQQLVRMPHVMFGGITHEPAERLASRLVTLLPGDLDHVFFADSGSVAVEVAMKMAIGYWQRHGKPTRNRFVAFDHAYHGDTTGAMSLCDPNRSMHASYGDAILTQRHCALPTDEVSTEVFARLLEQRRDTIAAVVLEPLVQGAGGMRFHDPETVARVRSLCDEFDVLMIADEIATGFGRTGTMFAIDACDVVPDILCAGKALTAGTMTMAVTVARQNVFDAFWSDHAEDALMHGPTFMANPLACAAANASLDLFETEPRVQQAREMEAQLRTGLEPCRDLPGVVDVRCRGAIGVIQVDRLPDVEQLRQRFVDAGIWLRPFGDCIYMTPPLNLPRELVDQLCSVVVTEVTRAFKEALAR; encoded by the coding sequence TTGAATCCCCATTCGATTTGGCGTCCCTACTGCCAAATGAAAACGGCTCCAGCGCCGCTGGAAATTGTTGCCGCTGACGGGTTTGAATTGATCACGGCCGATGGTCGACGATTGATTGATGGCATGGCGTCGTGGTGGTCGGTGTGCCACGGCTATGGACAACCGCATGTTGTCGAGGCGGTGCAGCAGCAGCTGGTGCGAATGCCGCATGTCATGTTTGGCGGAATCACCCACGAGCCTGCTGAACGTTTGGCTTCGCGGTTGGTGACACTGCTACCCGGCGATCTGGACCATGTCTTTTTTGCGGACAGTGGCAGCGTTGCGGTCGAAGTCGCAATGAAGATGGCGATCGGTTACTGGCAGCGACATGGCAAGCCGACTCGCAATCGGTTCGTGGCCTTTGATCACGCTTACCATGGCGACACCACCGGTGCGATGTCGTTGTGCGATCCCAATCGAAGCATGCATGCAAGTTACGGCGACGCTATCCTGACACAGCGACACTGTGCCCTGCCGACTGACGAAGTGAGCACTGAGGTGTTCGCTCGTTTGCTGGAACAGCGGCGGGACACGATTGCGGCGGTTGTGTTGGAGCCGTTGGTTCAGGGTGCGGGAGGGATGCGTTTTCACGATCCCGAAACCGTGGCACGCGTCCGCTCGCTTTGCGACGAGTTCGATGTGCTGATGATCGCCGATGAGATTGCGACGGGCTTCGGTCGAACTGGAACGATGTTCGCTATCGACGCTTGCGATGTCGTTCCTGATATCTTGTGTGCGGGAAAGGCGTTGACGGCAGGGACGATGACAATGGCGGTCACGGTCGCTCGCCAAAATGTGTTCGACGCGTTTTGGTCGGATCACGCGGAGGATGCCTTGATGCACGGGCCAACTTTCATGGCCAATCCACTTGCCTGCGCAGCCGCGAACGCCTCGTTGGATCTATTTGAAACGGAGCCAAGAGTGCAGCAAGCCCGAGAAATGGAAGCTCAGCTGCGGACTGGCTTGGAACCGTGTCGAGATCTGCCGGGCGTGGTGGATGTCCGGTGTCGCGGCGCAATAGGAGTGATTCAAGTGGATCGCTTGCCGGACGTCGAGCAACTTCGGCAGCGGTTCGTCGATGCTGGAATCTGGTTGCGACCTTTCGGCGACTGTATTTACATGACACCGCCGCTGAACTTGCCTCGTGAATTAGTCGATCAACTTTGCAGCGTCGTCGTCACGGAAGTCACGCGTGCTTTCAAGGAAGCCTTGGCTAGGTAG
- a CDS encoding UDP-N-acetylmuramate dehydrogenase, with protein MSVPPSTTLSDLFPQDLQHLIGENQPLNESLWLGIGGPARFLAEPVEIDQISRLLNAAHENELAVRILGHGSNVLVREAGFDGLVISLGGPATNHLEISGNRLKAGAGVKLTHAAIKTVGEGLGGLEHLVGIPGSVGGAVVGNASAEGRDIGSVVHSIDVLDELGSAKTISAEEAGFSHRKSTLDGLVILSVEFELEPKDVTALTKRMQKLWIHRGQHRPSDTSRIVMPFIDPDSMSTRELISSTGLSGLREGDVSLDISAPQYLVAHENATSDQCLRLIERVREQVLLQSGVDLRLNLQIW; from the coding sequence GTGTCAGTTCCCCCCTCCACAACGCTTTCCGATCTCTTCCCTCAAGACCTGCAGCACCTCATTGGCGAAAATCAGCCGCTCAATGAATCTTTGTGGCTTGGGATCGGTGGGCCCGCCCGGTTTTTGGCTGAACCGGTCGAAATTGACCAGATTTCCCGTTTGCTCAATGCGGCTCACGAAAATGAGCTGGCCGTGCGGATCCTTGGCCACGGCAGCAACGTGTTGGTCCGTGAGGCCGGATTCGATGGTTTGGTCATCTCGCTAGGAGGACCTGCGACGAACCATCTGGAGATTTCCGGAAACCGGTTGAAGGCCGGGGCCGGCGTGAAATTGACTCATGCGGCGATCAAAACCGTGGGCGAAGGCCTGGGCGGACTCGAACATTTGGTCGGAATCCCCGGCAGTGTTGGCGGAGCGGTGGTGGGGAACGCTTCAGCCGAAGGGCGTGATATCGGTTCGGTCGTGCATTCGATCGATGTGCTGGACGAACTGGGCAGTGCGAAGACGATTTCGGCGGAAGAGGCGGGTTTTTCGCACCGGAAATCGACACTGGATGGGCTCGTGATCCTGAGCGTTGAATTCGAGTTGGAGCCCAAGGACGTCACCGCGTTGACTAAGCGAATGCAAAAATTGTGGATCCACCGGGGCCAGCACCGACCGTCGGATACCTCGCGAATTGTGATGCCGTTCATCGATCCTGATTCGATGTCGACCCGCGAATTGATTTCTTCGACGGGATTGTCCGGACTGCGTGAAGGTGATGTTTCGCTGGATATTTCCGCTCCGCAGTATTTGGTTGCTCATGAAAATGCGACCAGCGATCAGTGTTTGCGACTGATCGAGCGGGTCCGAGAGCAAGTGTTGTTGCAATCTGGGGTCGACTTGCGTTTGAACCTGCAGATCTGGTAA
- a CDS encoding vitamin K epoxide reductase family protein, translating to MSTVDLHRPMPHSIWGWHGQSSARKTARHPRSQVSTLAWSVMLTCSIVALTTSSYLAWSAMTSSPVAGCSGGSVFDCDHVLHSRWSKVLSVPVSIPAILTHASVIGLLLLRRLRPGLQRLRWVVIGMASLAAGGAAIWFIGLQLFALGHLCPYCLVAHAAGIVLAGTFLWSRVLNRQTLRWIGAASGSALAVMITIQLATEPPASFETIEYESTPAVLESNEGGADDAQNSLFAPPASASSQAALTEGLSMINDANISQLAMALINPATLLHTEVSASETQPSKSIQVLGGIKLGTKDWPLVGAPDAEIVFVEMFDYTCPHCQKTHKSLDAARQQLGDKLAVITLPVPLDGKCNPTVRSTHASHSESCEIAKLAVAVWMVDRQKFAEFHDYLFEFTPTYSEAMSKASSTVDRTELTRVLSGPVPSDYISKHVQLYQKAGAGIIPKLLFSKTTTVGAVESPQAMIQLINQNR from the coding sequence ATGTCCACCGTCGATTTGCACCGCCCGATGCCGCACTCCATCTGGGGATGGCATGGCCAGTCATCGGCACGGAAAACCGCACGCCACCCGCGTTCTCAAGTTTCGACTTTGGCTTGGAGCGTGATGCTGACGTGCAGCATCGTTGCGTTGACGACCAGTAGTTATCTGGCTTGGTCGGCAATGACGTCGTCACCGGTGGCTGGATGCAGTGGTGGGAGCGTCTTCGATTGCGATCACGTCTTACACAGTCGTTGGTCCAAAGTACTTTCGGTGCCCGTTAGTATTCCCGCCATCCTTACTCACGCGTCGGTGATCGGACTGTTGTTGCTGCGTCGACTTAGACCAGGACTACAGCGGCTTCGCTGGGTCGTGATCGGTATGGCAAGCCTCGCCGCGGGCGGTGCAGCAATTTGGTTTATCGGCTTGCAACTTTTTGCTCTCGGGCACCTATGCCCGTATTGCTTGGTCGCGCACGCTGCCGGAATTGTCTTGGCGGGGACGTTCTTATGGAGTCGCGTTCTGAATCGGCAAACCCTGCGTTGGATCGGCGCGGCGTCCGGTTCTGCACTGGCGGTGATGATCACGATCCAGTTGGCAACCGAGCCCCCAGCCAGTTTCGAAACGATCGAATACGAGTCCACACCGGCGGTATTGGAATCAAACGAAGGTGGTGCTGACGACGCCCAAAATTCGCTTTTCGCACCTCCCGCCTCGGCCAGTTCACAAGCCGCACTGACCGAAGGGCTGTCAATGATCAACGACGCAAACATCTCGCAGTTGGCGATGGCCCTGATCAACCCTGCCACGCTTCTTCATACCGAAGTCAGCGCATCCGAAACGCAGCCGAGCAAATCAATTCAGGTACTGGGTGGCATCAAACTCGGCACGAAGGATTGGCCTTTGGTGGGCGCCCCGGATGCGGAAATCGTTTTCGTCGAAATGTTCGACTATACCTGCCCGCACTGCCAGAAAACGCACAAGTCACTGGACGCGGCTCGGCAGCAACTTGGTGACAAACTCGCTGTGATCACGCTGCCTGTGCCGCTGGACGGGAAGTGCAACCCGACCGTGCGTTCCACCCATGCAAGTCATTCAGAGTCTTGCGAAATTGCGAAACTGGCAGTGGCCGTCTGGATGGTCGACCGCCAGAAGTTCGCCGAGTTCCACGACTACCTGTTCGAGTTCACACCGACCTACAGCGAGGCGATGAGCAAAGCGTCGTCAACAGTCGATCGCACCGAGTTGACGCGAGTCTTAAGCGGACCGGTGCCAAGCGATTACATCAGCAAGCACGTGCAGCTGTACCAAAAGGCAGGTGCTGGAATAATCCCGAAGCTGTTGTTCTCAAAAACCACCACGGTGGGTGCAGTGGAGTCGCCTCAAGCGATGATTCAGTTGATCAACCAGAATCGCTGA
- a CDS encoding ATP-binding cassette domain-containing protein has product MLSLSKLSVTAGNQTLLQDVSATIADGKITVLVGPSGAGKSVLLKVLAGLLPRDGEAIQWSGNLRSGDPEKTTDSGGRTGIVFQQFALFDELTPTANVQFAIDHRSDSGQPAQYSADQWLDLLGVPSLVPVAALSGGQKQRLAIARTLAADPDIILYDEPTSGLDAASGYKVAELIRDTQQRFQRTSLVVTHDYATLLGIADDVLLLDPITKSLVSVPVDQREAIPERMRAAAIAVSDSNPNVIESAIPASRLHRVQEAVRSTASRFFAATGSAVVATVRLPVDTLPIVPRPRWAFRFFLHYLRLVGGPSACVYLVIAGLIAGFTTTYFTLRFLPFRLYTQPLLIDEMLASIGFALYRILVPVLATILIAARCGAAVAADVGVKQYGGQIEAIKTFGIRQAAYLLVPIMAAFLIATPVLEWLAFTSANWVSRVTFLVSYPDIGIHFWHQHFFRAIEVPSTSWAANLPSWGMFVVGKGWGWVLLKNSLCAIGTAAIAYHQGITRKSSASDVSHAITATVLWTTLYVLNVHFVIALLEF; this is encoded by the coding sequence GTGTTGAGCCTTTCGAAACTAAGCGTCACCGCGGGCAATCAAACCCTGTTGCAGGATGTTTCGGCGACCATCGCGGATGGGAAGATCACGGTGTTGGTAGGCCCCAGCGGTGCGGGGAAGTCAGTCCTCTTAAAAGTGCTGGCGGGGCTTTTGCCGCGAGATGGGGAAGCGATTCAGTGGTCAGGAAACCTTCGCAGCGGGGATCCTGAAAAGACGACTGATTCGGGTGGGCGAACCGGCATCGTGTTTCAGCAATTCGCACTCTTTGACGAACTCACGCCAACCGCCAATGTGCAGTTCGCGATCGATCACCGCAGTGACAGCGGGCAACCCGCTCAGTATTCCGCGGATCAGTGGTTGGACCTATTGGGCGTGCCTAGCTTGGTACCGGTTGCAGCACTCAGCGGTGGCCAAAAACAGCGACTAGCCATCGCTCGAACCCTTGCCGCTGACCCGGATATCATTCTTTACGACGAGCCAACGTCGGGACTCGACGCTGCATCGGGGTACAAGGTTGCGGAACTGATTCGCGATACGCAGCAACGGTTTCAGCGGACCAGTTTGGTGGTCACTCATGACTATGCCACGTTATTGGGAATTGCGGATGACGTTTTGCTTTTGGATCCAATCACCAAGTCGCTGGTGTCGGTACCGGTTGATCAGCGAGAGGCGATTCCTGAGCGGATGCGAGCGGCAGCGATTGCGGTATCGGATTCGAATCCAAATGTGATTGAGTCGGCGATTCCCGCGAGCCGATTGCATCGAGTGCAGGAAGCGGTTCGCTCAACAGCGTCGCGTTTCTTTGCTGCTACCGGTTCGGCCGTCGTTGCGACAGTCCGTTTGCCGGTCGACACGCTTCCCATTGTTCCACGGCCGCGTTGGGCGTTTCGATTTTTCCTGCACTACTTGCGGTTGGTGGGCGGCCCGTCAGCGTGCGTTTATTTGGTCATCGCTGGCTTGATTGCCGGGTTCACGACGACCTATTTCACGCTGCGATTCTTACCGTTTCGTTTGTACACACAGCCGTTGTTGATCGACGAGATGCTGGCGTCGATTGGTTTCGCTTTGTACCGGATCTTGGTGCCAGTGTTGGCAACAATCTTGATTGCGGCACGGTGTGGTGCTGCGGTTGCGGCGGATGTTGGCGTGAAGCAGTACGGCGGTCAGATTGAAGCCATCAAAACCTTTGGGATTCGCCAAGCGGCTTACCTCTTGGTGCCCATCATGGCTGCGTTTTTGATCGCCACGCCGGTATTGGAATGGCTGGCATTCACGTCGGCAAATTGGGTTAGCCGAGTGACCTTTTTGGTGTCGTATCCCGACATCGGCATCCACTTTTGGCACCAGCATTTCTTTCGAGCGATCGAGGTGCCATCGACTTCTTGGGCTGCTAATCTGCCCAGCTGGGGAATGTTTGTTGTTGGCAAAGGCTGGGGATGGGTCTTGCTGAAAAACTCGTTGTGTGCGATCGGGACGGCGGCGATCGCTTACCACCAGGGAATCACGCGGAAATCGTCTGCCAGTGACGTCAGTCATGCGATCACCGCAACCGTGTTGTGGACGACGCTCTATGTATTGAACGTCCATTTTGTGATAGCTTTGCTAGAATTTTAA